The following proteins come from a genomic window of Pichia kudriavzevii chromosome 1, complete sequence:
- a CDS encoding uncharacterized protein (PKUD0A05880; Pfam Domains: PMSR(9.8e-77)) — protein sequence MTTPTITTALITSNTSQVAAFAGGCFWGIEHLLRKHFQKTQIIDIKVGYANGKEDVHSPSYKAVCTGATNFAEAVLVSYEPSRVSYKELTEFFFRIHDPTTLNSQGHNVGTQYRSGIYYTTPEQQDVAQRVKDVFQREWYKTTSIVTEIQPLKNFYDAEEYHQMYLDVNNLNLNCAAHYLRDRP from the coding sequence ATGACAACCCCAACCATCACCACTGCTCTCATCACCTCCAATACTTCACAAGTGGCAGCCTTTGCAGGGGGTTGTTTCTGGGGTATCGAGCATCTCCTACGGAAACACTTCCAGAAAACGCAGATAATCGACATCAAGGTTGGGTATGCCAACGGCAAAGAAGACGTTCATTCTCCATCCTACAAGGCCGTCTGCACGGGGGCAACCAACTTTGCAGAGGCTGTCCTTGTCTCCTACGAGCCGTCCAGAGTCTCCTACAAAGAGCTGACGGAGTTCTTCTTCCGTATTCACGACCCAACCACACTCAACTCCCAGGGACACAATGTCGGCACACAGTACAGGAGCGGCATCTACTACACTACACCTGAACAGCAAGACGTTGCCCAACGTGTGAAAGACGTCTTCCAGAGAGAGTGGTACAAAACAACTTCAATTGTAACCGAAATCCAGCCATTGAAGAACTTCTACGACGCCGAAGAGTACCACCAAATGTATCTAGATGTCAACAATCTCAACCTTAACTGTGCTGCACATTACCTCCGAGACCGGCCATAG
- a CDS encoding uncharacterized protein (PKUD0A05890; similar to Saccharomyces cerevisiae YER042W (MXR1); ancestral locus Anc_3.541): protein MASNIVSKIKTTESSQLAAFAAGCFWGVEHIFRKHFNVPDQIVDIKVGYANGKEDIHSPSYKAVCTGATNFAEAVLVSYEPSRVSYKELTEFFFRIHDPTTLNSQGPDVGTQYRSGIYYTTPEQQDVAQRVKDVFQREWYKDSKIVTNIEPLKSFYDAEEYHQLYLHVNKDGYTCPTHFLREKPL, encoded by the coding sequence ATGGCCAGCAACATTGTCTCCAAAATTAAAACGACAGAATCCTCACAACTGGCGGCCTTTGCTGCAGGCTGCTTCTGGGGGGTGGAACACATCTTCAGGAAACACTTCAATGTCCCAGATCAGATTGTGGACATCAAGGTTGGGTATGCCAACGGCAAAGAAGACATTCATTCTCCATCCTACAAGGCCGTCTGCACGGGGGCAACCAACTTTGCAGAGGCTGTCCTTGTCTCCTACGAGCCTTCCAGAGTCTCCTACAAAGAGCTGACGGAGTTCTTCTTCCGTATTCACGACCCAACCACACTCAACTCCCAAGGCCCGGATGTCGGCACACAGTACAGGAGCGGCATCTACTACACTACACCTGAACAGCAAGACGTTGCCCAACGTGTGAAAGACGTCTTCCAGAGGGAATGGTACAAGGACTCCAAGATTGTCACAAACATTGAACCTTTGAAGAGTTTCTACGACGCCGAAGAATACCACCAGCTCTATCTCCATGTCAATAAGGACGGATACACGTGCCCAACCCATTTCCTAAGGGAGAAACCTTTATAA
- a CDS encoding uncharacterized protein (PKUD0A05900; Pfam Domains: PMSR(2.8e-78)), with protein MANIDPATLHSLNTTADIVTTLITSNTSQLAAFAGGCFWGMEHLFRRHFDIPHQILDVKVGYANGNSNVYSPSYESVCTGNTNCAETVLISYIPENITYGDLTNFFFHIHDPTTLNKQGPDNVGTQYRSGIYYTTPEQQQIASDLKRLVQEEWLPNDTVVTEIEPLLSFYDAEPYHQLYLEINENGYHCPSHYLRDTPGH; from the coding sequence ATGGCCAACATCGACCCCGCTACTCTCCATTCCTTAAACACCACTGCAGATATCGTCACCACTCTCATCACATCCAACACGTCGCAGTTGGCTGCATTTGCTGGTGGCTGTTTCTGGGGGATGGAACACCTCTTCCGCAGACACTTTGATATCCCACATCAAATCTTGGACGTTAAAGTTGGCTACGCCAATGGTAACTCCAACGTATACTCTCCATCGTACGAATCCGTCTGCACTGGCAACACAAACTGTGCAGAAACAGTACTCATCTCATACATCCCGGAAAACATTACATACGGTGATCTCAcaaacttcttcttccacaTCCACGACCCAACGACCCTCAATAAACAGGGACCTGACAACGTTGGCACACAGTATAGGAGCGGCATCTACTACACCACACctgaacaacaacagatcGCCAGCGACCTGAAGCGTCTCGTCCAAGAAGAATGGCTTCCCAATGATACTGTAGTGACGGAAATCGAACCCCTCTTGAGCTTCTACGACGCTGAACCGTACCATCAGCTCTAccttgaaatcaatgaaaacgGCTATCACTGTCCATCGCACTATCTGAGAGACACTCCAGGCCACTGA
- a CDS encoding uncharacterized protein (PKUD0A05910; similar to Saccharomyces cerevisiae YOR289W; ancestral locus Anc_8.751), which produces MSTLVTKQLCNKYAEYATKVLYSELTKTSPPPPPSPLSLSSGQDQDHHPLKCPLFVTWNKNGNLRGCIGTFAPQSLPDGVRKYALIAALDDPRFPPITKDELPHLECHVTLLHSFEDITSSPLDWQVGVHGIHISFSKRGRHYSATFLPQVAPEQGWTKEETMDQLLAKAGYPGSWHAVVNDLQQLNVERYRGEIGHFSSL; this is translated from the coding sequence ATGTCCACACTTGTAACTAAACAACTCTGTAACAAGTATGCGGAATATGCTACAAAGGTGCTCTATTCGGAACTCACTAAAACATCGCCACCGCCACCGCCATCGCCGTTGTCATTGTCATCAGGACAAGACCAAGACCACCACCCCTTGAAGTGTCCTCTCTTTGTAACGTGGAACAAGAACGGCAACCTCAGAGGGTGTATTGGCACCTTTGCCCCCCAAAGCCTCCCGGACGGGGTCCGCAAGTATGCTCTTATTGCTGCTCTTGACGACCCTAGGTTCCCACCCATTACAAAGGACGAACTTCCACACCTCGAGTGCCATGTCACACTTCTACATTCATTCGAAGACATCACTTCCTCCCCACTCGACTGGCAAGTGGGAGTCCACGGGATACATATCTCCTTTTCCAAAAGGGGGAGACACTATTCGGCAACATTTCTCCCGCAGGTTGCTCCCGAACAGGGCTGGACCAAGGAAGAGACAATGGACCAACTTCTGGCCAAGGCAGGTTACCCTGGATCATGGCATGCGGTTGTTAATGACTTGCAACAACTCAATGTAGAGAGATACAGAGGTGAAATTGGCCACTTCAGCAGTTTGTAG
- a CDS encoding uncharacterized protein (PKUD0A05920; similar to Saccharomyces cerevisiae YAL025C (MAK16); ancestral locus Anc_7.73): MSDDLIWKVINKQFCSFQIRPHVSQNDQAFCRNEYNVTGLCDRRSCPLANAQYATVKQVDGRIYLYMKTVERAHTPANLWQRIRLSKEYAKALKQIDEQLMYWNEFNINKCKQRFTRLKQVQITERRMALKAERGDVSERSYVGVKHKVKKREEKRERKALAAARIEKAIEKELLDRLKSGAYGDKPLNVDDKIWKKVLGKMDDNEREDRDLEMDEMESDEDVELDSDSDDGGQVEYVEMDDDEEDEMVDMEDLEKWLGQDSDEDSDEDSDDEDNDNEDNDDEDKDKSKPKKIKTKRAKRPRIEVEYEEEPMTNIAN, encoded by the coding sequence ATGTCGGACGACCTTATTTGGAAAGTCATCAACAAGCAGTTCTGCTCGTTTCAGATCCGCCCACATGTCTCGCAGAACGACCAGGCATTCTGTCGTAACGAATACAACGTTACTGGTTTGTGTGACCGGAGATCGTGTCCTTTAGCCAATGCACAGTATGCCACGGTGAAACAGGTGGATGGGAGAATCTACCTCTATATGAAGACGGTTGAGCGGGCACACACGCCGGCCAATCTCTGGCAACGTATACGTCTCTCGAAGGAGTATGCCAAGGCATTGAAGCAGATTGACGAGCAGCTCATGTACTGGAACGAgttcaacatcaacaagtGCAAACAAAGATTCACCAGGCTCAAGCAGGTGCAAATCACGGAGCGTCGGATGGCGTTGAAGGCCGAGAGAGGCGATGTCAGTGAGCGGAGCTATGTTGGAGTGAAGCATAAGGTCAAAAAGAGGGAGGAGAAGAGAGAACGTAAGGCGCTTGCTGCTGCCCGGATTGAGAAGGCCATCGAGAAGGAGTTGTTGGATAGGTTGAAGAGTGGAGCATATGGAGACAAGCCATTGAATGTTGACGACAAGATCTGGAAGAAGGTGCTCGGCAAGATGGATGACAATGAGAGGGAGGATAGGGACCTGGAGATGGACGAGATGGAGAGCGATGAGGACGTTGAGTTAGATTCCGACTCTGACGACGGTGGTCAGGTTGAGTATGTTGAGATGGACGATGACGAGGAGGACGAGATGGTCGACATGGAGGACCTCGAGAAGTGGTTGGGACAAGACAGTGATGAAGACAGTGATGAAGACAGCGACGATGAGGACAATGACAATGAGgacaatgatgatgaggacAAGGACAAGTCcaaaccaaagaagatcAAGACAAAGAGAGCCAAGAGACCGAGAATCGAGGTGGAATACGAGGAGGAGCCAATGACCAACATTGCCAATTAG
- a CDS encoding uncharacterized protein (PKUD0A05930; similar to Saccharomyces cerevisiae YNL072W (RNH201); ancestral locus Anc_2.224): MQDNYSPPSVPSPPPLHTYTYATAVPTIDEEDAEFILGIDEAGRGPILGPMVYSLAYCSAKFNDEHLPTCEFADSKKLTESKRWELMQRISTDTDLLNSQLGYAITSLTATDISSSMLRPSTSIVNLNEQAHDASINLIKLVISKLKSKYPTVKIKALYIDTVGTPATYVKKLRTFFSTSDIEVIKVEKKADATYPIVSAASVVAKVTRDWYLKQQMLKLGIDDFNWGSGYPGDPNTIKFINSRMHPWFGWDHNVRYSWSTAKNALEKNRAVEIRWEHELVKKHGYQDILELAKPSSTTPHKFEVSKDWFL; the protein is encoded by the coding sequence ATGCAAGACAACTATTCTCCTCCAAGCGTGCCATCCCCTCCGCCTCTACACACATACACGTATGCAACCGCTGTACCTACAATAGACGAAGAAGACGCTGAATTCATTTTGGGAATCGACGAAGCCGGAAGAGGCCCCATTCTAGGCCCAATGGTTTACTCGCTGGCTTATTGCTCTGCAAAGTTCAATGATGAACATCTACCAACTTGTGAATTTGCAGATTCTAAGAAACTCACTGAATCCAAGCGTTGGGAATTGATGCAACGGATCTCTACCGATACTGACTTGCTCAACTCCCAATTGGGTTATGCCATAACGTCGCTAACTGCAACAGACATATCCTCCTCTATGTTGAGGCCTAGCACTTCCATTGTCAACTTGAATGAACAGGCCCACGATGCCTCGATCAATCTCATCAAGCTGGTCATTTCTAAGCTAAAATCTAAATACCCAACCGTGAAAATCAAGGCGTTATACATCGATACCGTTGGTACACCGGCAACATATGTGAAGAAACTCCGTACCTTCTTCTCGACAAGTGACATCGAGGTCATCAAGGTGGAGAAGAAGGCAGACGCCACCTATCCGATTGTATCTGCAGCAAGTGTTGTGGCCAAGGTGACGCGTGATTGGTATCTAAAACAGCAGATGCTCAAGTTGGGAATTGACGACTTCAATTGGGGGTCTGGCTACCCTGGTGACCCGAATACCATCAAGTTCATCAATTCTCGAATGCACCCGTGGTTTGGATGGGACCATAATGTTCGGTACTCGTGGTCTACTGCGAAAAATGCCCTGGAGAAGAACAGGGCCGTTGAAATAAGGTGGGAGCACGAACTCGTCAAGAAACACGGCTACCAAGATATACTTGAACTGGCCAAGCCGTCGTCAACAACGCCGCACAAGTTTGAAGTATCTAAAGATTGGTTTCTGTAA
- a CDS encoding uncharacterized protein (PKUD0A05940) encodes MDILHITYKVHYVNTEIGINTNINLYKLVYVSLQAYTVNKRHSLYRKPPLSTMDTPPQLPTRPGLTLPSFVSKKKTGITIDTSSAHHQQQQQQQQQQQQQQQQLLQHQSHPLRQQQLPQQKQLLEQRQRQSSSNKPSGDRTHATLQTSPIQDTAYLDTLIDALLKIREENSCLKNQIWNRIDSLSDCIKTNDNFNSSSPLSFTPNSLALDAGLSNEELREMLHARRAYNAALRATLVEYEEAMEVLLDKMVRTNSARAMEEKLILEQGVGAVMLEEERMYSEWRKYTETMQQVFLLNRNFTTSLQ; translated from the coding sequence ATGGATATTCTACATATAACATATAAAGTACATTATGTCAATACTGAAATTGGTATAAATACCAATATCAATTTATATAAATTAGTATATGTCTCTCTACAGGCGTATACTGTAAATAAAAGACACTCTCTATACAGAAAACCACCACTGTCAACCATGGACACTCCGCCACAACTTCCAACGCGTCCGGGGCTCACGTTGCCCTCCTTCGTgagcaagaagaagacgGGCATCACCATCGACACGTCCTCTGCccatcaccaacaacaacagcagcagcagcaacaacaacaacaacaacaacaacaattgcTACAACACCAATCGCACCCGCTACGACAACAGCAACTGCCACAGCAGAAACAGCTCCTTGAGCAAAGACAGCGGCAATCCAGTAGTAACAAACCATCAGGCGATCGTACACATGCTACACTCCAGACCTCTCCAATTCAAGACACGGCGTATCTAGACACGCTTATTGATGCCCTCCTTAAGATTAGAGAGGAAAACAGCTGTTTGAAGAACCAAATATGGAATAGAATCGATTCACTCAGTGATTGTATCAAAACAAATGATAACTTCAACAGTAGTTCCCCTTTGTCATTTACCCCCAATAGTTTGGCCCTTGATGCCGGTCTCTCCAATGAAGAGCTCCGAGAAATGCTCCATGCCCGCCGGGCGTACAATGCGGCGCTCCGTGCTACCCTTGTTGAGTACGAGGAGGCCATGGAGGTGCTACTCGACAAAATGGTGCGCACAAATAGCGCGCGTGCAATGGAGGAAAAGTTAATTCTCGAGCAAGGAGTTGGCGCTGTTATGCTTGAGGAGGAGAGGATGTATTCAGAATGGAGAAAATATACAGAGACTATGCAACAAGTATTTCTCTTGAACCGAAATTTCACCACGTCCTTGCAGTGA
- a CDS encoding uncharacterized protein (PKUD0A05950; similar to Saccharomyces cerevisiae YIL134W (FLX1); ancestral locus Anc_2.227) codes for MQSSIPEPYLSFLCGGFAGALSRTAVSPIERVKVLFQVQGLGHATHYKGGTLSTVAQIYHEEGYRGLFRGNGTNCIRIIPYTAIQYMVYEEAKLLTGEKLLSGMVAGIASVVATYPLDLAKTRLSMAYARGEKSTIVRTLQTVARTEGGLRACYRGVVPTALGVGPYVALNFTFYEQLQDSQYTKWIPTPLKSLLLGALSGGAALTSMHPLDLLRRRFQARPPVGETIWSALSTIVRTEGVRGLYRGWGANMWKIMPSMAVQWGSYDSIKKLLV; via the coding sequence ATGCAAAGCTCCATCCCGGAACCGTACCTGTCCTTCCTCTGCGGAGGATTTGCAGGCGCCCTCTCAAGAACCGCCGTCTCCCCCATCGAGCGGGTCAAAGTGCTCTTCCAGGTCCAGGGCCTCGGCCACGCAACCCACTACAAGGGCGGGACCCTCTCCACCGTCGCCCAGATCTACCATGAGGAAGGTTACCGGGGCCTCTTCCGTGGTAACGGCACCAATTGTATTCGTATTATCCCTTATACGGCCATTCAATACATGGTCTATGAGGAGGCCAAACTTTTAACTGGTGAAAAACTCCTCTCTGGAATGGTTGCCGGCATTGCCAGTGTCGTTGCAACTTACCCACTCGATTTGGCCAAAACAAGACTTTCCATGGCATATGCTCGCGGAGAGAAAAGCACCATTGTCCGCACCCTCCAGACGGTAGCACGCACAGAGGGCGGCCTGCGCGCGTGCTACCGCGGCGTCGTCCCCACGGCCCTGGGCGTCGGACCCTATGTCGCATTGAACTTCACTTTTTACGAACAACTGCAAGACTCACAATACACTAAATGGATCCCAACTCCTTTAAAATCTCTTTTACTAGGCGCCCTATCTGGGGGGGCTGCATTAACTTCCATGCATCCTCTCGACCTTCTCCGTCGTCGCTTCCAGGCTCGGCCTCCCGTGGGGGAGACCATCTGGTCTGCCCTTTCCACCATTGTCCGCACAGAGGGCGTGCGTGGACTCTACCGCGGCTGGGGGGCCAACATGTGGAAAATCATGCCCTCAATGGCCGTCCAGTGGGGGAGCTACGACTCCATCAAGAAACTACTTGTTTAA
- a CDS encoding uncharacterized protein (PKUD0A05960; similar to Saccharomyces cerevisiae YNL259C (ATX1); ancestral locus Anc_1.98), protein MPHYQYNVKMACSGCSNAVTRALSKMDGVQKVDANLEKQTVDVIVSEPVSYESVLERIAKTGKQVLGGKTL, encoded by the coding sequence ATGCCACATTACCAGTACAACGTCAAGATGGCCTGTTCCGGGTGCTCCAATGCCGTCACGCGTGCGCTGTCGAAGATGGACGGCGTCCAGAAGGTGGACGCCAATCTCGAAAAGCAGACTGTTGATGTCATTGTCAGCGAGCCCGTCTCTTACGAGAGCGTTCTTGAGAGAATTGCAAAGACAGGCAAACAGGTTCTTGGCGGTAAGACTCTCTAG
- a CDS encoding uncharacterized protein (PKUD0A05970): MKTNIPLDLDSLLKTCSHICNDLLFPGSVATPTQGRASPRPPRPSRASRTARLQREYPHILLVEQLYACYPGQEGTVDRLVRNNCNRIVRIDMDQENFPYTVLVLADTFREMVYRTNPPLLQDIADRYVNMVLSYGETLVSRETLREHSLCNGSRGNISSMEMQLVHVGLLVLSREEGVYNLTLTHLGGLLRVVDRALRWVLRQLDGAGRGGTVAATVLREKWYGGVSLESGGLFRGASTSKEGVIYDNKVKKEVSLCIYKFRGMGLEYVLLLALGRGLLEKRETPTGVFYMRI, translated from the coding sequence ATGAAGACCAACATACCGTTGGACTTGGACTCGCTGCTCAAGACATGCAGCCATATATGCAATGACCTTCTCTTCCCCGGATCAGTCGCCACCCCCACGCAGGGGCGGGCGTCCCCCCGCCCCCCACGGCCGTCACGGGCCTCGCGGACCGCGCGTCTTCAAAGAGAGTACCCACACATTCTCCTGGTGGAACAATTGTATGCGTGCTACCCAGGCCAAGAGGGCACCGTCGATCGTCTTGTACGCAACAACTGCAATCGCATTGTACGCATCGATATGGACCAAGAGAATTTCCCCTACACGGTCTTAGTCCTTGCCGATACGTTCCGCGAGATGGTCTATAGGACAAATCCCCCGCTATTGCAAGACATTGCCGATAGATACGTGAACATGGTACTCTCCTATGGAGAGACACTGGTGTCTAGGGAGACATTAAGGGAACATTCTCTTTGCAACGGTTCTCGAGGCAATATTTCCTCAATGGAGATGCAACTCGTCCATGTCGGTCTTTTGGTCTTGTCCCGTGAAGAAGGGGTGTACAATCTCACCTTGACGCATTTGGGGGGGCTTCTCCGGGTCGTAGATCGCGCTTTACGGTGGGTTCTCCGCCAATTGGACGGCGCTGGCCGTGGCGGGACGGTCGCCGCGACGGTGCTACGAGAGAAATGGTATGGAGGTGTTTCCCTTGAAAGCGGCGGTTTATTTAGAGGGGCATCAACTAGTAAAGAAGGTGTCATATATGACAATAAAGTTAAAAAAGAAGTGAGTCTATGTATATACAAGTTTCGTGGTATGGGACTCGAGTATGTACTCCTCCTTGCACTTGGTAGGGGGCTCTTagagaagagagaaacCCCAACTGGGGTTTTCTATATGAGAATCTGA
- a CDS encoding uncharacterized protein (PKUD0A05980; similar to Saccharomyces cerevisiae YDR388W (RVS167); ancestral locus Anc_5.470) — translation MSFKGFQKAIVRAPQNFRQKLHMGTVTEDAVYMDAERRFQELESETKRLSDESKRYHKAVNEMLDHQLSFSKAIEEIYKPISGRMSDPNSAIPEGNPEGIEACEQYRDVVNELKETLKPDLELIETRIVEPAQELLKIIQAIRKMATKRSHKQLDLDRHQNTLSKYQNKKDPKPKDEEKIYKYENEVAIAQQEFDYYNEMMKTELPILFQLEAEMVKPLFISLYYMQLNVFYTLASRMEEMKIPYFDLSQDIIEAFNLKRGDIEERADAISVTHFKVGHAKSKLEATRRRFEMQQQANAGATGYTPGAPGATGYTPGATGYAPGATGYAPSAVSSPVSSVPTYNSYGATGTPPSTAGYTGTYPGAANTYGGYGYANEKAEPPAYSPVSPISPIGATTTPVAGAFVSPTTAPPAAANAAVPGVCTCTALYDYTAQAAGDLTFRAGDVITVYEKTDANGWWKGELNGVMGVFPGNYVQLNQ, via the coding sequence ATGAGTTTCAAGGGATTCCAAAAGGCGATTGTTCGGGCGCCGCAGAACTTCCGCCAGAAGCTGCACATGGGCACAGTTACTGAGGATGCCGTCTATATGGATGCCGAGAGACGATTCCAAGAGCTGGAGTCGGAGACCAAGAGGCTCTCTGACGAGAGTAAGAGGTACCATAAGGCTGTCAATGAGATGTTGGATCATCAGTTGAGTTTCTCCAAGGCTATTGAGGAGATTTACAAGCCAATCAGTGGAAGAATGAGCGATCCGAATTCTGCGATTCCTGAGGGGAATCCCGAAGGTATTGAGGCGTGTGAGCAATATCGAGATGTGGTTAATGAATTAAAGGAGACACTCAAGCCAGATTTGGAGTTGATTGAGACGAGAATTGTGGAGCCTGCCCAAGAGCTGTTAAAGATCATCCAGGCAATTAGGAAAATGGCGACAAAGAGAAGCCATAAACAATTAGACTTGGATAGGCATCAAAATACTCTATCCAAGTATCAGAACAAGAAGGACCCTAAACCGAAGGATGAGGAGAAAATTTACAAgtatgaaaatgaagttgCTATTGCACAGCAAGAATTTGATTATTATAATGAGATGATGAAGACCGAATTACCGATATTATTCCAATTGGAGGCTGAGATGGTGAAGCCATTATTTATATCGCTGTATTATATGCAGTTGAATGTTTTTTATACACTTGCATCTAGAATGGAGGAAATGAAGATTCCATACTTTGATTTATCACAGGATATCATTGAAGCCTTCAATTTGAAGAGGGGAGACATTGAGGAACGAGCAGACGCCATCAGTGTTACCCATTTCAAAGTAGGTCATGCTAAGTCGAAACTGGAAGCTACCAGAAGGCGTTTTGAGATGCAGCAACAAGCCAATGCGGGTGCTACCGGATATACTCCAGGTGCTCCAGGTGCTACCGGTTATACTCCAGGTGCTACCGGTTATGCTCCCGGTGCTACCGGCTATGCGCCAAGTGCCGTCTCCTCGCCCGTGTCGAGCGTCCCCACATACAACTCGTACGGTGCTACAGGGACCCCGCCATCCACTGCCGGATACACGGGCACCTATCCGGGAGCAGCAAATACATACGGTGGATACGGATACGCCAACGAGAAGGCAGAACCCCCTGCATATTCCCCCGTATCTCCAATATCACCTATAGGTGCAACTACTACTCCTGTTGCTGGAGCATTTGTGTCGCCCACAACGGCACCGCCCGCTGCGGCCAACGCCGCCGTGCCCGGCGTGTGCACGTGCACTGCGCTCTACGACTACACGGCGCAGGCTGCGGGGGACTTGACGTTCCGCGCGGGCGACGTGATTACGGTCTACGAGAAAACCGACGCGAACGGGTGGTGGAAAGGTGAGCTTAATGGCGTAATGGGTGTTTTCCCCGGCAACTACGTCCAACTTAACCAGTAG